The following coding sequences lie in one Arachis hypogaea cultivar Tifrunner chromosome 9, arahy.Tifrunner.gnm2.J5K5, whole genome shotgun sequence genomic window:
- the LOC112712989 gene encoding phosphomevalonate kinase, peroxisomal-like, giving the protein MTLLLGEPGTGGSYMPSMVGAVKKWQKFDPQKFLDTWRRLSEANSQLEIQLNFLSKLAKEQWDAYKSVIDSCSKLRSEKLIEQASEPNKEAVIKALLGAKEAMLGIRYHMRLMGEAAGVPIEPESQTKLLDVTLNLEGVLLAGVPGAGAGGFDAVFAVTLGDSSSNVTKTWSSLNVLALLVKEDPCGVSLESVDPRTNKITSAVSSIHIE; this is encoded by the exons ATGACTCTG ttaCTAGGAGAACCAGGAACTGGTGGTTCATATATGCCATCAATGGTTGGTGCTGTAAAAAAATGGCAAAAGTTTGACCCTCAGAAATTCCTGGACACATGGAGAAGATTGTCAGAGGCGAATTCGCAGTTAGAAATTCAACTGAACTTTTTGAGTAAATTAGCAAAGGAACAATGGGATGCATATAAATCTGTGATTGATAGCTGCAGCAAGCTCAGATCAGAAAAG TTGATAGAGCAAGCTTCTGAACCCAACAAGGAAGCAGTTATTAAAGCATTGCTAGGTGCAAAAGAAGCTATGCTTGGGATTAGATATCATATGCGCCTAATGGGTGAGGCTGCAGGTGTTCCT ATTGAACCAGAATCACAAACAAAACTTTTAGATGTTACACTGAACTTGGAAGGAGTGTTGTTGGCTGGAGTTCCAGGAGCAGGAGCAGGAGGATTTGATGCTGTCTTTGCTGTTACTTTGGGAGATTCAAGCAGCAATGTGACAAAAACATGGAGCTCACTCAATGTTCTTGCCCTTCTGGTTAAAGAAGATCCTTGTGGCGTTTCTTTAGAAAGTGTTGACCCTAGAACAAATAAAATCACTTCAGCTGTATCTTCAATTCATATTGaataa